The window GAAATCCGTTACACGCCTCAAAACACCAGACACAATTGGCCAAACTTGTTACTACTTACTATAGAGAGGAAGGCCACGTCGAGGTTGTCTGCAAGAGTTATATTCATCACTTTTCCTGACCAAACAACAACGACTTCGTCACATTGAATCACACACGAGGTCGCCACTGAAATAGCTGCCCAAAGCCCACATCGGCCTATGCCAAACTACCGGCCACACTCACAGGTGACAAATGACAAAGCAAAGCAACACCGATTTTTGAAAGCGTGCAAATAAGAGATATGTAAGGACTGTGCCGCAGAGGATTCCCGCAAGCAGATACCAAACCATGCCATGACTCAAACGTCACTCAATGTAGTCGTCGTTGCTACATGATACATCATGCTTCAGCCGGATCAAACTCCATAATTGATGCCCTCGAGAGGGGAACAGGTGGGTCTGGGGTTTCCCTTGGAGTTGTCTCGAGAAGAGGAAGAGAGAGCACCCCGCCTTTACCTCAACTTGCTCCAACCGAGTGTGAATCATGTCGGATCACCTGCTCGTTGCCACATCCCATGCTCCATCCCAGCAGCAACCAACCTGATTCGTAAGAAATTTTCCCAGTTTTCCTGAAGACTGCAATCCTCCAAAAATCATATGAAattcctttgaatcaaaggagTCGTATATAAATTTTCAGCATTCACTATCCTTGCGTTTTTGGAATCTAGGCCCAAAAAGTGGTTTGGACCTTCTGCTGGTATGCAAAGCTCTAATTTTGCTGCAATTGGCCTGGTTTGCCTCTTGTAAGGGCCTCTTCAGTTCACAGAACGTAGGAATAGAATATCATATTCGTATCCTACAGGAATTCGATTTTGGATGAAAGTGCGTTTGATAGCACAGGAAAAACAAATAAATTATATCAAGAGGTTTGGGTGGATGAATTTTTCCTCCAAAACATAGTACAAATGAATCCTCTAAAATAAATTCGTAAGGATTCCAATCCTGCAAATCAAATAGTCACCATGGAAAAAATTCCTAAGGATCCAAATCCTTACAAAATCCTACGGAACTCCTTTGAATCAAAGGAGTCCAAAAGTTTTCTGTGCTGTTGTGTTGAATCAAAATTTGTATGGGTAAGTGACATGAACCCTGTTGGTTAGTATCACCCGCATGGGTGAACCAGAGGCCCATAAGAAAAACGTCGTGGCATACACAGGCAGCTGAGGGGCAAAATGCATTCGTCTCAAGAGCGAGCTTAGCACATGGGAGTCGGTGACGGACTAAAAGCAACTCTTCTCAAGAGTCTGATACAGCTAGTTCAGGACAAACTACACCTGGAGGAGTTATGTCTCCCCCAAATACCCAAATTATACGGAACCGAATGACAGCCACGACGAGGCTAATCATCATAAATATACAGACAACAACAATAACCATGCTAAACCACAACTGAATCTATTCTCAGGAAAAAGCAATTTACATCTGGGAAGCAGCCTTGGAGCATCACTTCTGGCAGACCCAACAACACGAGACTAATGGGGGTACTAAGAGTTTCCTTAACTGCTTGGTGCTCTCCACATGGCGAAAACCCACCTACACATTAGATATGCATCAGACATTTCATAATGAGATCTAGATAAATCTGTATCTACTAAGACAAGCTTTTTGGGATGGAGAAAGTATGATTCAGTGACGTGTATGTAGGTCTTTGGGTGATACATACCAAGCAGAGGAGCAGCAGTCACTGAGATGGTCCATATCTTCAGTTTGAGATGTCCCCATTATGGTACTGCACAAGGGAAACGAGAGGATTATCAGAAAAGCACAACTACATTAAACTATTTCGATTGTCACGAACGAATAAGTTCCTGGTACCAAAGAAGAACACATTACAAGTGCTCATGGAATGCTGAAAATTATAGTCTGAGATACTCCGCTGCATACAAACATGTTCATAAACAAAATAATAGAACATATCCAAAAGGTTTGCATTTCTAATAGCACAAATAAAACTTAGTTGGGCACGTCATAATTGCATCCTCATCAAATAAACCTGTTTTTGTGCATGGTCAACACATCTAGGTTTCCCAGCCAAGAGATAGTGCCTCTACACTCCGACATGCCCAGAGTATAAGTATAAACCAACCCAAGAAAGGAACACATGAACATGGAGGACACAAGATCCAATCCTACTTGCTCATAAAGTTTCATCTTGTGCAAGATTTTGCAACCCACTAAATTTGATTAGCTGAGGAAACAAATAAAGAGTGCTGGTTTTGTATGGAGGTGTTTCTGTCTAATAGTGCTGCAGACTGCAGAGAACAGAGTGTCATTACTTAGTTGTATGGAAACATGAACAGTTGGACACGGCAGCTAGACGGTACAGTTATCACTAGATAACTACCAGTGGAACTGACACTTGTACAGTTACTAGTAATACAAATGCAAGCACAGTGCAGCTTTACGCCTAGCAGCTTAACAGAAGTTTCTCGAGCTGCTGAGTCTAACTACAACATAACCACGAGAGACGTCTCACATGCATCAACCATGACTATTTTCTGCTAGATTCGTGCTAAACATCAAGTCCAGGCCATGTTATGCAACCGACTAAACATTGTCAAGCATATTTAAGATAATCACCTGAGGTTGCATATAAACCATTCCTGGATTGTATGCTACTTGTTGGCCCATCTATAAAGAACGCACATAGCTCAGTTTTTCAGTAATATTACAAAATAAACAAGAACAGGCATACTAACCCCTTGCGCACTTGTGCCACTTGATCCTCCATGAGGACCCAGTGCATCCTTTTTAACAGAGACATCGCCAGACTTCCCAGCTAGCTTACTATCACCCTGTTAAGTATTGACAGAAGAAGAGATGACTAGATGAGTCATATTTGTCACCACTCTCAATTGTATAGGCATTATAGTACAATCAATAAATCATGAATCATATCAGTATCCTACCCCTAGTAAGAAGTATCTACTTGTTAAAGAAGTATCATGGGGAACAAAAGAACCAAGCAGTAAGAGAAGACAACAGAACAACCATAAAATGGTCAACACAGTGGGGAAGCTTGTGAAATTCTCCTTAATTAGTCTGTGATATATATGCAGCTTTTTTGTTCAGTTGGTAACCTAGAAACAATGCATACAGGTAATGTAATTATAAAATTCATAAATAAATCAGCCTAACTAGGCTATACAAATATCCTAGTACATCAATAATTAACAAGATCTTCACAGTTCAGAACCAACGCATTATTGTCTTCCATGATGGACTATATGCCTTCAAGTGTTCAACATGGTCAGTTGAAATGTGCACAATGATATAAGTACGATATGGACAGGATGGGACAGCTCAAAATCTCAAACGATCAATTTCCAGTGATTCCAACTTCCATTAAGAATTAATAGTCAGGAAACTTTGCGGCTAAATGGCAAAGAACACATAAAAATACATAGGAGGAATCCATACAAGGAGGGAATACATTTTTAACTTATACAACAAATTTAATATACACATACCTCCGTCTGCAATCGGAAATAGCCATCCgccaaacagaagaaaaacaagataAGTCATGTCAGATGGATGAACTGGAGTACAAAGAGGAGGATAAAAAGTATACAGTGACCAATGACCATGCATAAAACTCTTAAGCTGTGTTAATAAGTATTAGATGCACATCAGGTCTTTATTCTTTAAGCTAGATTATGCATGACTTTTTACTTGTAAGTATGATGCATGGCTTTAAGCAAGGAACTTTCAGTAACTTTTTTTAAACAAATTCTGAACTTCTCTCATAAAGTTTACATCTATTAAATTGCTGCTGACCAGGGTCAAATAGCTGGGGCCTGCACAAGAGAAAGTGGTGTACGCATGCATGTCCCGGTAGAATAAAGGACTTCATTTTAATAATGGATTCCAGAGACAATTCTTAGTGCTTCGAATCATTCAGTTATCCGAATTAACAGTACAAAAAAGAATAGAAGATCTGAATGACAGTAAGAATAAAGCAAAACTTGTTCTAAGCACAATAAGCTGATTGGTGCCAGGCAGTGTGGGGTCTCATCAGTCACCAAGCTGAACATGAGTGTTTAAACTTGCCAACTAGGACTAACCAAAGTGCTAAACAGAGCTAATTCAGGCTACAGCAGCAACATATTAAACTAGCGATGGGCCTACCTAACCCACAAAGCACTAATCCATTCCCAATTACTAGTTCAGAAAAAACTGCCACATGACTAAATGGGCACGCACCTCTCTGTACTTCTGCAGATAAACCTTGAGGGGCTCGATGTACTCCTCAAAGCCCAGCGTCGCCATCGCCCAGAGCAGGTCGTCGCCGTTGATGGTCTTGCGCTTCTCCCTCTGGCACTTGTCGCTCGCCCTGCAGCAGAGACAAAACAAAACGGCGACAGGTCAGCACAAGACCACACTTTTAAGGCAGGCAAAACAGGGGAGGGGCACCTACTCGCTGGTGATGAAGGAGATGAACTCGGAGACGCACTCCTGCACGGTCTCCTTGGCGTCCTTGGCGATCTTGCCGTTGGCCGGGATGGCCTTCTTCATGATGCGGCTGATGTTGGCGATGGGCAGGAACCTGTCCTGCTCCCTGACgccgccgaagccgccgccgccgccgccgtcgtcgctgccgccgcctcctcctccgcccccgccgcccggcggGCTCGCCGGCGCGTCCGACATCCGGCCCTCCTCCTGCAGCACAGCAGCCCCGGCGGCGACCCCACCAGATCCATCAGCGCACCAAACCCTAGCCCCCCGTCTGCCGGAAGCGCGGGAGCggggggagagaggagaggggtgAGGGAGGGAGGCGTACCTTATATAGACGGGCGCgtggagggagggagggagggaaggTGGTGGCGGGGAATGGAGGTGCGGTGAGGGCGGCGAGTGGGGGAGATCCGACGCTGGAGAAGAGAAGGCGGCGCAGGCGGGTgcgattcgtttgggggcggggcgTCCACTATCCGGGCCGTTCGTCGGAGCCGTATAAATAGGGGCGAGGGGGCGGAATGGCCGGCGCACCGTGGACCCGGTGCAGGACGGTGTGCCGCTGCGGCGCTGCCCTTTTGGCGCCTAGCGCCCGGTTTGCACTTGGCACGTGGTGTTTTCCATGTGTTGAGAGGTGGTGTGATTCTTTATTTCGTCCAGGGTTTATGTATGATTTGTGGGAAAACGCGTCGCCTCGAGCGCCCGCCACGCATCCTTGGGGTCCACACACCGCTTCATCCCGACACGTTCCTTTTCATCAACCGACTGAAAACGTGTCTCGCGCGTGCGGCACGCGCCTTCGTGGCCCGCACACCGTTCCGCTTCATCCCACCGGCCCGAGCCACTTTCCTTTTTCTCCCTTATCCTCTGGAAATTTCTTGGCCACACGTCTTGTTTTCTGAGTCGATCCCTTTGCTCTCTCCTCTATCTTCTATCTCCATGGACACGTCGCCACCTCCCAATCTCATAGCCCTGGCTGCAAATAGGGGGAACCAAATTGGAGACACGCCACCCGACACCGCTGTTGCAAGGGGAGACATGGGACATCACACGCTGCAAGACTGCTCGCCCACGCTCGCTAGTGCTTCGTCGCCCACCACCAGTGATGCAAGGGGTTGTGGCCGGCGCTGCAAGGGGTAGTTGTCGTCTGTCGTCGGTGCTCCAATGGACGGTACGAACTTCGTCGGAGCGGTATAAATAGCCACCTGGGGGACGAGGTTGTGGAATGGCCGGCGCACCATGGACCCGGTGTAGGACGGTGCCGCTGTGGCGCTAGGTTCAGCCTTTTTGGAGCCTAGTGCCCGATTTGCACTTCACACGTGGTGTTTTCCCTGTGTTCAGAGGTGGTGTAATTCTTTATTTGTTAAGGGTTTATGTATGATTTGTGGGAAAGCGTATACTCAACCGACGCGCGTACGCCACACACCCTCATGGCCCGCACACTGCTCCGCTTCATCCCACCAGCCCAAGCCACTTTCCTTTTTTCTCCGTTATCCTCTAGAAATTTCTCGGCCACATGTCTTGTTTCATCAGCCGACCCCTTTGCTGTCTCCTCTATCTTCCATGTCCACGGACATGTCGCCACCTCCCAATCTCATAGCCCTTTCTGCAAATAGAGGGAACCAAATTGGAGACACGCCACCGGGCACCGTTGTTGCAAAGGGGAGACAGGGGACATCACACGCTGCAAGACTGCTCGCCCGCACTCTCTAGAGCTTCATCGCCCACCACCGGTAATGCAACGGATTGTGGCCGGTGTTGCAAGGGGTAGCCGCAGTTTACTGCCAGTTCCAATGGGCGGTGTGGGCTTCGCCGAAGTTTCTGAAACATCATTGATGTTGCGATGTGAACATCAACGGGGATGTTACCAAGCTAGAGATGACCGCAACATGGTCCATGATGGGTTTGCAGCATGCTCGGCGCAACTCTGTCTGGACGCAAACCAACAACAAATGGGTTTTTGTTGTGAACGCAACATAGTCCATGTTGCAATGGTACAAAACACTTCGACGAAGAGCAACACTATCCATGGCATTAGCCATAGCGATATAAATAGCCCATGGGGGCGAGGGTGCGGAATGGCCGTCGCAGCATGACCTGGTGTAGGATGGTGTCGTTGCGGCATTGATGTTCCGGTTTTTTGCGCATATTGGCCGGGTTACACTTTGCACATGGTGTTTTCCATGTGTTGAGAGGTACTTTACGGATGATTTGTGGTCCTTTCACCTTCACTCTCTTTCTGAATAAAATAAAACTATTGTTTGCACATGTTGGTTTTCTACAATCTAAACTAAACTACCATACACTAtagcaactctagcggagtcaccATATCGGCTCAATCGCCAAAATAATTTTCATTATGACGATTTTGACCGAAAAGGCCATTCTAGCAGAGTCGTCATCACGCCCTTGATCACCACAATTTTTCGAGGGCTCTCCAAAACAAGCCCGCGAGCCTCCATATTTGGTGGTTCTGAGGGATATTTGGAGCGCACTCCATCCGGAAAGTGGTTTGGCACGGGTGAGATTTTCACCTCTCGATGCTCTTCCGAGCCATGTCGCCGCCTCCCGTCCCCAGTTGTAGTGCCGCCTTTGA is drawn from Aegilops tauschii subsp. strangulata cultivar AL8/78 chromosome 1, Aet v6.0, whole genome shotgun sequence and contains these coding sequences:
- the LOC109762343 gene encoding nuclear transcription factor Y subunit B yields the protein MSDAPASPPGGGGGGGGGGSDDGGGGGGFGGVREQDRFLPIANISRIMKKAIPANGKIAKDAKETVQECVSEFISFITSEASDKCQREKRKTINGDDLLWAMATLGFEEYIEPLKVYLQKYRETEGDSKLAGKSGDVSVKKDALGPHGGSSGTSAQGMGQQVAYNPGMVYMQPQYHNGDISN